In the Bacillus amyloliquefaciens DSM 7 = ATCC 23350 genome, GGGGCTGTTCAGCATCTTGGACGGCTTGAAGGCAGCCGGCATTCCGCTCGGATCACTAGATTCATTCTTAAACGCGAACCTTCCGCTTTACAGCATTGGAATCGGCTGGGTGCTTCCGGGCATTGCCGGAGCGATCATCGGCTGTATCATCACGTTTTTTACCAGCCCGCCAATCGAATTGAATAAAGCGAAATCGTAACATTCAGCGTCTGCGGCTTGACGTATATCAGCCGCAGGCGCTTTTTTATATTCCGGGAGAAACAAAAAAACTGCACCTCTGATTTCCATCAGGGTGCAGTTTTTGCTTGTACGCTATGAAGCAGATTGATCAGCTTTAATTTTTTTCACGGCGCCGGGAGCCGCTTTTTCAACCGCAGCCGCCGCCATCTCGTAAGCTTCATTGTAGCTGTAAGCGTAAAACAGCCGTTCCGCTTCTTTCAGCTGTTCGGATAAAATGTGATTCTGGCTTCGGAAACGGTTTCCGTACTGGATGATCCGCTCAATAAGCTTCACCTGAATCACCAGTTCTTCCGCCTCTTCACTGACTTCCGCAACCATCTTTTCAGCTTCATTCAGATGTTTGGCGGCTTCCTCCATGTTTAACGGCAGCTCTTCCAATTGGCTGACGGTTTTTTCTATATGATGATTTGCCGTCTCGAGCTTGTCCTTGACCTGTTCAGGAATACCCGGCACATTGCTTTTTTGCAGCATTCTCGCTGTGTCAGAAATGGTTTTCCGAAGGTGCATCAGCGTTTCACGCGCCTGCAGTTCTTCTTTTCTGAGCGCTTGCAGATTTTCACGGTATTCGGCATGTTCTTTCTGAGCCTCTTCCATCTGCTTTTCGATGGCCTCAACTTCTTCAATCAGCAGAGAGTAAGCGACATGCTCTCCGTCAAGTTTTTCTCTCGCCTGCTCAAGGAGCCGGCCGATCGTTTCCATCTGTTTTTCAAACGCATGCTGTCTGCCGATTTCTCCCGCCGTCAGCTGATAGCTTTCCTTGACGAGCTCTGTTTCGGTTTTTGTGCGGTCTTTTTCTTCCTCAAGCTTCTCATACGCGATGATCAGTTCAGGCATTTTGCTTAAGACGGACTGTCCGGCTTCCACTTCGCCTTCCAGCTGTTCATACATCGATTGAATTGTTTCATCAATCAGCTGAAGAATGGCGGACGCTTCGTCGACATCCAATTCTTCCAAAAGCGCGTGTTCTGCCCGTTTCACTTGATTTGTGAGTGTCTCCAGCTCTTTTTCGATTTGAATATGTTCCAGTTTGTAGCCTTTTTCCGTCATTTCCCGGTAGCCGTCTTTCAGCTTGGCAATTTGGTTCGGCACGGTCTGTTTACAGTCCGCGAGCAGTTTCGGAACGTCATCTATGTATGTTTGAAGCTGATCCAGCCTGCGGTCCTGTTCAAGCAGCACTTTTCTCGCTTTGATGTAATTGCCGCCTTCCGTCTCTTCTTCGAACTCTTTTATGCCGCTCCAGATTTCGTCGAGATCCGTCTCCAGGCTGTTATAAAGCTCTCCGTAGAGATGGCTGTACGCCAGAAGGTTCTTCCGCGCTTTTGAATACCGCTCACGCACCTGTTCAATCTCTCCGCGGCTTTTTTCCTCGCTCGTCACAAGGTCGCTGATCTCACGCAGGATGCCTTCTATATTTGATTCGGCGGCGGTGAGGAGATCGTCGATGTGGACAAGCACCTGATTCGCTTTTTTAAACCGGTATTTGTCGGCGTTCTCTTCGGCATCATAAAGGAGCTCTTCTACTTTCGGCAGATGGGCTGTGACAATTTCATCCCACTCCTCGCGCCATCTTTCAAAGAACTCTTCCGTCTCTCCGGTCATTTTCAGATGTTTGATCTTGGACATTTCTTCCACAATCGAACGGTTTAAAATTTCAATCTTCCATGACTCCAGCCGGTCAATTTCCGTATAAATTTTTTTCCTGAAAAAGTAGCCCGCCGCAAAGAGTGCGAGCAGTATAACCAATAATCCGATGACTAACTCCATAATGAGCCCCCTTGTTGTTCTCATAATCTGTCAGGGTGTTTTATGTATTCAGAAAGATTTCAATATATGTATTGAGAAAATCTGTCGTTTTCATTGTTATTATGATACCATGTAACCAACATTTTTTGACCAGAAATCAAAAACTTTTTGCATAATTTCGGCAGGATTCTGCAATTTTTTAATGGAGTGACAAAAATGGAAAAACGAGACGCTCATATCCACACGCCTTTTTGCCCTCACGGCTCGAAGGACGCGCTGAAACAATATGTCGAAAAAGCCCTGGAAAGAGGCTTTACATCTATCACATTTACTGAGCATGCCCCCCTCCCTCCGTCTTTTCAAGATCCTACACCGCTTCGAGACAGCGCAATGGCTCTCAGAGAGATGGAGGCCTATTTGGACCGGGTCTCACAATTAAAAAAGGTATACATGGGACAAATCAGCATCCTGACAGGGCTTGAAACCGATTTTATCTCAGGGTATGAGGAGGAAACCGCGGCGTTTCTGAATACATACGGCCCCTCACTGGATGACGGCATTTTATCTGTTCATTTTTTGAAGGCCGGCCCGTCTTATATATGCCTCGATTATGATGAGCACGCGTTTCAGCGGCTCGCCGCGCACTTCGGAAGCATTGAAGCGGTATATGAGCAATACTATGAAACTGTGTATTCTTCCATTGTAACACCGCTCGGCCCCTTTAAGCCAAAACGGGTCGGCCATATCACAC is a window encoding:
- the hisJ gene encoding histidinol-phosphatase HisJ, translating into MEKRDAHIHTPFCPHGSKDALKQYVEKALERGFTSITFTEHAPLPPSFQDPTPLRDSAMALREMEAYLDRVSQLKKVYMGQISILTGLETDFISGYEEETAAFLNTYGPSLDDGILSVHFLKAGPSYICLDYDEHAFQRLAAHFGSIEAVYEQYYETVYSSIVTPLGPFKPKRVGHITLVKKFARLFPYSMSPQIRELVTRCLDAVKKHGMELDINTSGLRKKFAGEVYMEDWMAETAKQKKIPLIFGSDAHQAEDVGSFYETYKSIITS
- the ezrA gene encoding septation ring formation regulator EzrA is translated as MELVIGLLVILLALFAAGYFFRKKIYTEIDRLESWKIEILNRSIVEEMSKIKHLKMTGETEEFFERWREEWDEIVTAHLPKVEELLYDAEENADKYRFKKANQVLVHIDDLLTAAESNIEGILREISDLVTSEEKSRGEIEQVRERYSKARKNLLAYSHLYGELYNSLETDLDEIWSGIKEFEEETEGGNYIKARKVLLEQDRRLDQLQTYIDDVPKLLADCKQTVPNQIAKLKDGYREMTEKGYKLEHIQIEKELETLTNQVKRAEHALLEELDVDEASAILQLIDETIQSMYEQLEGEVEAGQSVLSKMPELIIAYEKLEEEKDRTKTETELVKESYQLTAGEIGRQHAFEKQMETIGRLLEQAREKLDGEHVAYSLLIEEVEAIEKQMEEAQKEHAEYRENLQALRKEELQARETLMHLRKTISDTARMLQKSNVPGIPEQVKDKLETANHHIEKTVSQLEELPLNMEEAAKHLNEAEKMVAEVSEEAEELVIQVKLIERIIQYGNRFRSQNHILSEQLKEAERLFYAYSYNEAYEMAAAAVEKAAPGAVKKIKADQSAS